A genomic segment from Oncorhynchus keta strain PuntledgeMale-10-30-2019 chromosome 7, Oket_V2, whole genome shotgun sequence encodes:
- the LOC127931109 gene encoding axoneme-associated protein mst101(2)-like isoform X29 encodes MHTSTEMLCSCILQIAFRRPRGDKLGGEVSAYTVFRCQETKREQVAAYTVFRCQETKREQVAAYTVFRCQETKRGQVAAYTVFRCQETKRGQVAAYTVFRCQETKRGQVAAYTVFRCQETKREQVAAYTVFRCQETKREQVAAYTVFRCQETKREQVAAYTVFRCQETKRGQVAAYTVFRCQETKREQVAAYTVFRCQETKREQVAAYTVFRCQETKRGQVAAYTVFRCQETKRGQVAAYTVFRCQETKRGQVAAYTVFRCQETKREQVAAYTVFRCQETKRGQVAAYTVFRCQETKRGQVAAYTVFRCQETKRGQVAAYTVVQVSGDQEGTSGSIYSVQVSGDQEGTSGSIYSVQVSGDQEGTS; translated from the exons ATGCACACTTCTACAGAAATGCTTTGCAGCTGCATCTTACAAATTGcattcaggagaccaagaggggacaagttagggggggaagtgtcagcatatacagtgttcaggtgtcaggagaccaagagggaacaagtggcagcatatacagtgttcaggtgtcaggagaccaagagggaacaagtggcagcatatacagtgttcaggtgtcaggagacaaagaggggacaagtggcagcatatacagtgttcaggtgtcaggagaccaagaggggacaagtggcagcatatacagtgttcaggtgtcaggagaccaagaggggacaagtggcagcatatacagtgttcaggtgtcaggagaccaagagggaacaagtggcagcatatacagtgttcaggtgtcaggagaccaagagggaacaagtggcagcatatacagtgttcaggtgtcaggagaccaagagggaacaagtggcagcatatacagtgttcaggtgtcaggagaccaagaggggacaagtggcagcatatacagtgttcaggtgtcaggagaccaagagggaacaagtggcagcatatacagtgttcag gtgtcaggagaccaagagggaacaagtggcagcatatacagtgttcaggtgtcaggagaccaagaggggacaagtggcagcatatacagtgttcaggtgtcaggagaccaagaggggacaagtggcagcatatacagtgttcaggtgtcaggagaccaagaggggacaagtggcagcatatacagtgttcaggtgtcaggagaccaagagggaacaagtggcagcatatacagtgttcaggtgtcaggagaccaagaggggacaagtggcagcatatacagtgttcag gtgtcaggagaccaagaggggacaagtggcagcatatacagtgttcaggtgtcaggagaccaagaggggacaagtggcagcatatacagtggttcaggtgtcaggagaccaagaggggacaagtggcagcatatacagtgttcaggtgtcaggagaccaagaggggacaagtggcagcatatacagtgttcaggtgtcaggagaccaagagggaacaagttag